The DNA region GGCATCCTCCTGCTGGTCTGGCCGGACCTGGTGACCGCGCTGTCGACCACGAGCGGGCTCGCCTGGGTGGGTGGCCTGATCTCGACCCAGCTGGCCTGCATCGGCTGGTCGCTCGGCTCCACGCTGTCCAAGAAGCGGCTCCACGACCTCGACCCCCTGGTCGCCTCCGCCTTCCAGATGCTGGCTGGCGGGCTCGTGATGCTGGTGGTGGCAGCGGTGCTGGGCGAATACGGCCGGCTCTCGTGGACGCCGCGGACCGTGGCCGCCGTGGTCTACCTGTTCGTCGCCGGCAGCCTCATCGGGTTCGTCGCCTACACGTACGCGCTACGCCACCTGCCCATCTCGGTGGTCTCGCTGTACCCCTACGTCAACCCCATCGTCGCCGTGATCCTGGGCACGTGGCTGCTGCGGGAGCCGCTCGGCTGGCGGACGGTCGCTGCCATGACCGTCATCCTGGCCGGCAGCGCCATCGTGTCGGGCAGCCCGAAACGCGCCACGCACCTGGCCCATCCCGACGAGCCGGTCCCCGACGTCGACGAGGTTGAGCGCGACGAAACACGCGCGTAGAGTGGAAGGACAGGTGTACGGCTTACGGCTTATGGCTGACGTCACGAAGGCCCAAGGCCGATGGACGAAGGCCGATTGTGCGAACGCACAGCGACAGGGGCGTTCGCGAGAAGGCATTCCCATGTTCCGAGCAACGCTCACACTCACGACGATCCTCGCCGCCGCTCCCGCGTTGGCGGCCACCGAGGCCGCGGCGCCGGCCAGCGTGCCGACGGTGACCGGCACCTACGTCGAGGCGCGCACCGCCGAGGTGTTCGCCGGCGGCTGCATCATGAACAGCGAGGCCGAGACGATGGGCCGGCAGGCCGTGCTGGCCTGGCGCGTCGACCGTGGCGCCATCGGCGGGGTCACCCTCGACGGCCTCTCGGTGGTGGCCGCGCTCTCGGGGACGCACAACCTCGGCATGCGCGAGATGGGCGGCGAGTCGCCGACCCTGGTCAAGGCGCTGATGTACGTCGACGAGCGCGCCACCGACGCGCAGCGCGATGCGCTGGTCTCGATGGCACGCACCGCCATCGGCGACCTCGCGATCCGGGTGGTCGGCGTGCAGGCCGTGCCCATCGCTTTCGAGCGCACGCACCACGCCGCCGCCGTGCAGGCCGGCGAGGCTCGCCTCGACGTGGAGGCACACATCCACCACGATCCGTCGTGCGGCGCGATGCAGTGGTTCCACCCGCTCTCGCGCGGCGCGCAGGCCGAGGTGGGCCTGACGAAGAACCAGTCGTTCACCGGTCAGCAGCTCGGCACGCGTTGGCAGCAGCTCGACAAGCGCTCCGCCTTCGTCGGCACGTTCGCGTTCTGAGGGAATCGCCCCTCCGGATGGACCTGACCGACCGCGTCGTCCTGGTCACCGGCGGCACCCGCATGGGCGCGTCGCTCGGCGCCGCCCTCGGCGCCCGCGGCGCCCGCGTGGCGTTCTCCTGCGCCCGTTCGACGGACGCGATCGCGCACGCCGTCGACAGGACCATCGCCGCGGGCGGCCAGGCCGTCGCCATCGGCGCCGACCTGCGCGACCCCGCGGCCTGCGAGCAACTGGTGACCGAGGCGATCGCCTGGGGCGGTCGCCTCGACGTGCTGGTCGCCCTTGCGTCCACGTACGAGCGCGTGCCGATTGCCGAGGTGACCGACGACGCGTGGCGCGCGCACCTCGCCGTCGACCTCGACGCCACGTTCCATTGCGCGCGCGCGGCCGCGCTGCACATGCGGAGGCGCGGCGGCGGCGGGCACCTGCTGTTCTGCAGTGATTGGGTGGCGGCCAGCGGTCGTCCCCGCTACACCGGCTACGTCCCCTACTACGTCGCGAAAGCCGGCGTCGTCGCGCTCACCGAGGCGTTGGCGCTCGAGCTCGCCGGCGACGCCATCCAGGTCAACGCGATCGCTCCCGGCCCCATCCTGCCGGCCGTGGGCAGCAGCCCGGAGATGCAGGCGTCGGTGATCCGCGCTACGCCACTCGGGCACTGGGGTGGACCGGCGGCCCTCACCCACGCCGTGATGGGCCTGCTCGATCAGGACTGGGTGACCGGGCAGACCCTCCGCGTCGACGGCGGACGGCATCTCCACTAGGAATTGCAGAAGTTCAGCATTTCGGAATTGCAGCGATCAGGGCCAGCACGTTGAAGCGCCGACCCTGCCGGTGCAATTCCTGCAATTTCTGAAATTCCTGAAATTCAGGATTGCCCGCTACGCGCTCGGCAGCGCGTCGATGAACTCGGCCATCTTCTTGCGCGTCGCCTCATCGGGCAGCGTGCCGCGGCCGCCGGCGAGGTTGTCGGCCATGTTGGCCGCCTTGCTCGTGGCGGGGGTGACGCACGTGACGGCGGGGTGCGCGATCACGTACTTCAGGAAGAACTGCGCCCACGTCTTCGCGCCGAACTGCGCCGCGAAGTCGGGCACCGCGCGCTGGCCGACGCGCGTGAACAGGCGCGTGCGGCCGAACGGCACGTACACCAGCACGCCGATCTTGCGCTCCTGTGCCAGCGGCAGGATCGACTGCTCGACGTCGCGGTTGTCGATGGCGTAGTCGACGCCGATGAAGTCGAGCGGCTCGTTGCGCATCACCGTCTGCAGCTCGGCGTACTGCGACTTGTTGGTGCTCGTCACGCCGATGTAGCGCACCTTGCCGGCCTTCTTCATCTCCTTCAGGATGCCCAGCTGCGTCGGCACGTCGCCGAGGTTGTGCACCTGGATCAGGTCGATCTTCGGCTTCTTCAGCTTGCCGAACGACGCCTCGATCTGCGCCTTCGCGGCGGCCGGATCCGCCGTGCCGCTGCCTCGTCCCGCGACGTTGACCTTGGTGGCCCAGAACACCTTCTCGGTGATGCCGAGTTCCGCGGCAATCCGCCCGGCCACCTCTTCCGAAGCGCCGTAGCTCGGCGCGGTGTCGAACACCGTGCCGCCCTGATCGATGAGCGCTTTCAGGACATCGCGCAGCGCGGTCACGTCCTCGCTGCGGGCGACCTGCGAGAAGGTCGCCGAGCTGCCGAGCCCCACCACCGGCAGCTTCTCCCCCGATGAGGGGATGGCGCGGGTGATGAGCGGCTGCTGGGCGAGCAGTCGGATCGGATCGAAAGCCAGGGCGGCACCAGCCCCGGCGGTCAGGGTCAGCCAGTCACGGCGGGTCAGCATGCTTGGAGTCCTCCAGGCAGATCCGACGACGCCGCGGTGCCAAACGTTGCGCGCCGGATTGCGAGGTAGGGCGGCGTGTCCCACGTTCCACAGAGGTAGGGCGGGGTGTCCCACCCCGCCGTTGGTCTCGTTGGACGAACGGCGCGGTCGGCCACCTTCGCGCGGCGCGCTTCGGTGCCCAGGGAGACTCGCGCCCTACCTGGGTGGTGCAGGGCCCAGCGCGCCCTACCCGCATGGTGTCAGCGCTTGACGCCGTCGTACACCGTCGTCGAGGTCGACGTCGCGTCGATGGTGCCGTTTGCATCATCGTCGCGATCGGAGACCTCCAGAATCAGCTGTCCGCGCGTGTTGTACGAGTTGGCCACTGTCTGGCGAAACACCGGCACCCTGTCGATTTCAACCGTCACGTCGGTCGAGAGCAGGCGGCTATCGGCGTCGTACGTGTACCGGGTCAGCTGGCGCACCAGTGTGCCGCCGGTCTGGTCATCGGTCACTTCCTCGACCTTGTTGCCTGCCTGGTCGTAGCTGATGCGCCTGGTGGAGGCCGAATCGACGACACCATCGATGGCGCCGCCGGCCGCCGTCGCCTGGTCGATCTCGGTGCGGATCTGCACGAGTTCCCCTCCCGGGCCGTACAACTGGCTGGTGCTCACGCGAAGGCTCAAGGCGCCGTCGGCGTTGTCGTCGGACTCCAACAGGCTGGAGACGAGGCGACCTGCCTCGTCGTAGGTGTACGACTGCTGCTCCACGAGCTCGACGCTGCCGTTCGCACCGAGGTCCACCTGGACGCTCCGCTCCAGCACGGCGCCCGCGCCGTCGTACATCCACGCGATCGTCGTGCGATTGTCGGCGACGTTGTCCACCGGGCTGTCGCCTTCGCTGACCTCCGAGACGCGTCGGCCGGCGCTGTCGTAGGCCGAAGTCACCTTGAAGACCGACTCGATCGACCCATCAGCCCCCTGGTCCTGGCTGTTGACCGACACCAGCACGTTCCCCTGCCCGTCGTTGGCATACGTGGTGGAGGAGCGCAGGTCGAGCACGCCGTCGCCGTTGCCGTCGGCCTCGACCAGGTTGCGCACCAGGTAGCCGTTGCTGTCGTACGTCGAGGTCGTCGTCGTGACCCACGACGCGCCACCGCTCTCCTGCGAGGCGACCTCCTGCGTCAGGCGGCCCGCCTTGTCGTACTGATAGGTGATGACGCGCGTCGCGTCGATGACGCCATCGGCGTCGTTGTCGGCCTCGAGCGTATCGCGCACGAGCCGATTCTTCGTGTCGTAACCCTTGCTGAAGATGCCACGACGGTCGGTGGCACCGTCGTTGTTGGTGTCGTCTTCGGTCGTGGTGACTACCGTCCGCTTCGGAGCGGTGGGCTTGGCGGCGAGGACAGGGACGGCAGAACACGAGAGGAGCGCCACGCCGAGCAGGGCGGCGCCGGCAGTGGCGGCGTATTGACGATGCATTGAGGGGACCTCGGAAAGTGGGCCGTGGACGGTTGGGCTTACATGAGCCAGAACCGTGCCAGTGCCGACTGGCGGGAACGCGCATCACTTTCGTTGGCGTGGTCGCACTTGTGCCGACTTCAGACGACTAATGTCTGCCGCATTCCCCAGAGGTAGGGCGCGATGTCCCCATCGCGCCGTTGGTCTGATGAGACTAACGGCGGGGTGGGACACCCCGCCCTACCTGGGTGGTGAGGGCACATCGCGCCCTACCTCCATGCCCTACCGGTGCGCTTCGTCAAGGATCCGGTGCAGCACCGCGTCGGTGCCGGTCAAAGGGAGGTTGCTGATGTAGAAGTGCTTCACGCCCGCGGCCTTGAGGGTCCGGATGGTGCGTGCGCACACGGTCTCCGGCGAGGCGCCGGCCCCGAACTCCTCGACGAGCGCGTCCACCGGCACGGGCATGAACCCGGCCAGCATGTCGAGCGTGCGCCGCCGGGCGCTGCGGTAGTAGAAGACGCCGAACACGCCGGGCAGCGTGACGCCGCGCCGCGCCGCCTCCGACAGGAACGCCTCCACCGCGCCGGCCTGGTGGTGGGTGGCGACCTGGGTGAGGAAGTACTCGCCGGTGAAGTCGTCATCCTGCAGGTACGACACCTGCCGCGCCGGATCGCCGTGCGGGTTGGCCCAGCCGCCGAGCACCAGCGACGGCTGCCGATGACGGATCGCCGCCCGCAGTTCCCACGCGTGCTCGACGCAGCGCGGCGTGCCGATCGTCTTGTCGCCGCCGAGCACCACCAGCGACGGGAAGCCGTGCATCTGCGCCCGGTCGGCGTACGACAGGCAGTACTCCAGGGAGTGCTTGGAGGTGAGGAACGGCACCACGTGGTCGCGCGGCACGTCGTCGCCGAGGTTCAGCACGAGGTGGCGCAGGTTGTCCTCTTCCTGCGCGCCGACGGCGCTGTCGGTGAGGCACACGTGGTGCCCGTGGCGCACGAGGCGCCGCACGGCGTGGTAGGTGTCGATCCACGCGTCGATGCCCGCCGCGGCGCTGAGTTCGGCGCGCGGCGGACGGAGTTCGACGCTGTAGACGGAGTCGGGCCCGGCGAGGGCCTCTGCAAAGGCAGGCAAGCGGCGCTATTCGACCTTCTGGCGCTTCACGGTGTATCCGGCAGGCACGGCGAATACCGCGTCGTCGATCGGCTCGTCGGAGATGCTGGTGACGGTGGTGTTCATCTCGCCACCGCCCATCTTGGCGAACACGCCGGCCATCGGGCCATCGCCCGACAGCTTGATCACCTGCATGGACTCGAGCGGCACGCCCTTCTCCGCCATCGTCTTGTACAGGGTCATCATGCCCTTGGCGTTGCCCGGCTGCGCCCGGGCCGCCCGCGGATCGCCGAAGAAGAAGCCCTTCTCGGCGGCGTTGAGGTAGAAGGCCGCGTAGTCCTTCGCGCCGGGCGCCTCGGTGGACAGGAAGGC from Luteitalea sp. TBR-22 includes:
- a CDS encoding DUF1326 domain-containing protein, which encodes MFRATLTLTTILAAAPALAATEAAAPASVPTVTGTYVEARTAEVFAGGCIMNSEAETMGRQAVLAWRVDRGAIGGVTLDGLSVVAALSGTHNLGMREMGGESPTLVKALMYVDERATDAQRDALVSMARTAIGDLAIRVVGVQAVPIAFERTHHAAAVQAGEARLDVEAHIHHDPSCGAMQWFHPLSRGAQAEVGLTKNQSFTGQQLGTRWQQLDKRSAFVGTFAF
- a CDS encoding EamA family transporter, whose product is MAVTTRQRAYAAFAAVCLFWGTTYLGIKVALETVPPFLLGGMRFTLAGSILAVALRLLGHSWPDWRRWPTFLAIGVAMLGFGNGGVVWAEQFMASGLVAVLVASTPFWMVGIEALAGGDRLTRRVAGGLLVGFSGILLLVWPDLVTALSTTSGLAWVGGLISTQLACIGWSLGSTLSKKRLHDLDPLVASAFQMLAGGLVMLVVAAVLGEYGRLSWTPRTVAAVVYLFVAGSLIGFVAYTYALRHLPISVVSLYPYVNPIVAVILGTWLLREPLGWRTVAAMTVILAGSAIVSGSPKRATHLAHPDEPVPDVDEVERDETRA
- a CDS encoding SDR family NAD(P)-dependent oxidoreductase, which produces MDLTDRVVLVTGGTRMGASLGAALGARGARVAFSCARSTDAIAHAVDRTIAAGGQAVAIGADLRDPAACEQLVTEAIAWGGRLDVLVALASTYERVPIAEVTDDAWRAHLAVDLDATFHCARAAALHMRRRGGGGHLLFCSDWVAASGRPRYTGYVPYYVAKAGVVALTEALALELAGDAIQVNAIAPGPILPAVGSSPEMQASVIRATPLGHWGGPAALTHAVMGLLDQDWVTGQTLRVDGGRHLH
- a CDS encoding aldo/keto reductase yields the protein MLTRRDWLTLTAGAGAALAFDPIRLLAQQPLITRAIPSSGEKLPVVGLGSSATFSQVARSEDVTALRDVLKALIDQGGTVFDTAPSYGASEEVAGRIAAELGITEKVFWATKVNVAGRGSGTADPAAAKAQIEASFGKLKKPKIDLIQVHNLGDVPTQLGILKEMKKAGKVRYIGVTSTNKSQYAELQTVMRNEPLDFIGVDYAIDNRDVEQSILPLAQERKIGVLVYVPFGRTRLFTRVGQRAVPDFAAQFGAKTWAQFFLKYVIAHPAVTCVTPATSKAANMADNLAGGRGTLPDEATRKKMAEFIDALPSA